Proteins encoded together in one Planctomyces sp. SH-PL14 window:
- a CDS encoding tetratricopeptide repeat protein, with protein MSERSREFLLSAAALVVLAIAAHAPALRCGYIWDDDAYLTKNELVQSPDGLGRIWFDRHATPQYYPLVYTTFWLEHRLWGLHPAGFHLMNILLHAGSVVLLYALLRRWSPAAAVVGVAFWGTALFAVHPIHVESVAWVTERKNVLSGLFYLSAFLVYWDWREGRTGERSSSAAHYTLALGLFVLALLSKSITATLPAAILVAVWWKDGKVTARDVIPLLPHFVLGIAGGLHTAWLERVHVFAQTGDLQWTLARRLATAGAVPWFYLGKILFPWPLSFFYPRWTLDGSRAADWIPLAGTIALLGLLVIPARRGVRWPLALTFFFGGTLFPVLGLLPVYPMRFSVVADHFVYLASLGPLTAAGVALAALGSRSPLLGRACGTAVCLLLIGLTWFQIEDYRSITTLWRRTLAKNPDCYLCVNDLAQERTSLAEQEAEYRKVTRMAPRFELGWSNLAQSLEKQERMDEALEAYREAIRVEPHYSLVYARVAQILEDRGDLSGALENARMAMRHRPGPGEYSNLGRLLAMTGDLDEAGRQIDRGLKLDPDHVDSLINRATILAMRGDLRGAETDLRRAWAVAPGDARVRAGLERLGVGPAGPR; from the coding sequence GTGAGCGAACGGTCCCGGGAGTTCCTTCTTTCCGCCGCGGCGCTTGTCGTTCTGGCGATCGCGGCCCACGCCCCGGCGCTCCGCTGCGGCTACATCTGGGACGACGACGCGTACCTGACGAAGAACGAACTCGTTCAGAGTCCGGATGGCCTCGGCCGGATCTGGTTCGACCGGCACGCCACGCCCCAGTATTACCCGCTGGTCTACACGACCTTCTGGCTGGAGCACCGGCTGTGGGGTCTCCACCCGGCCGGCTTTCATCTGATGAACATTCTCCTGCACGCCGGGAGCGTCGTCCTTCTCTACGCGCTTCTGCGGCGCTGGTCTCCGGCCGCGGCCGTTGTCGGGGTCGCCTTCTGGGGAACGGCCCTGTTCGCGGTCCACCCGATCCATGTCGAGTCGGTCGCCTGGGTCACGGAGCGGAAGAACGTCCTTTCGGGGCTCTTCTACCTGTCCGCATTTCTTGTCTACTGGGACTGGCGCGAGGGGCGGACCGGGGAACGAAGTTCTTCCGCGGCCCATTACACACTCGCGCTGGGACTGTTCGTCCTGGCGCTCCTCAGCAAGAGCATCACCGCCACGCTGCCGGCGGCGATCCTCGTCGCCGTGTGGTGGAAGGACGGAAAGGTCACGGCGCGGGACGTCATTCCGCTCCTGCCGCATTTCGTCCTGGGGATCGCGGGAGGGCTGCACACCGCCTGGCTGGAGCGGGTCCACGTCTTTGCCCAGACCGGAGACCTGCAATGGACCCTCGCGCGGCGGCTCGCCACGGCAGGGGCGGTCCCGTGGTTCTACCTCGGGAAGATCCTGTTCCCCTGGCCTCTGTCGTTCTTCTATCCCCGCTGGACTCTCGACGGCTCCCGTGCGGCTGACTGGATTCCGCTCGCCGGTACCATCGCGCTGCTTGGTCTTCTCGTCATCCCGGCCCGGCGGGGCGTCCGCTGGCCGCTGGCCCTGACGTTCTTTTTTGGCGGAACGCTGTTTCCGGTGCTGGGACTGCTGCCGGTTTATCCGATGCGGTTCTCGGTGGTCGCGGACCACTTCGTCTATCTCGCCAGCCTCGGGCCGCTTACGGCGGCGGGGGTGGCTCTCGCGGCGCTCGGGAGTCGGAGTCCGCTGCTTGGGCGCGCGTGCGGAACGGCGGTCTGTCTGCTGCTCATCGGGCTGACGTGGTTTCAGATCGAGGACTACCGGTCGATCACGACGCTGTGGCGACGGACGCTGGCGAAGAACCCGGACTGCTATCTGTGCGTCAACGATCTGGCGCAGGAACGGACCTCGCTGGCGGAGCAGGAAGCGGAGTACCGCAAGGTGACGCGGATGGCTCCGCGGTTCGAGCTGGGCTGGAGCAACCTTGCCCAGAGCCTTGAGAAGCAGGAGCGGATGGATGAGGCGCTGGAGGCTTATCGGGAGGCGATCCGCGTCGAGCCGCACTACTCGCTGGTCTATGCCCGTGTGGCGCAGATCCTGGAAGACCGGGGCGATCTGTCCGGCGCTCTGGAGAACGCCCGGATGGCGATGCGGCACCGGCCGGGACCGGGGGAGTATTCCAACCTGGGGCGGTTGCTGGCGATGACGGGGGATCTGGACGAGGCGGGGCGGCAGATCGACCGAGGGCTGAAGCTCGACCCGGACCACGTCGACAGCCTGATCAACCGGGCCACGATCTTGGCGATGCGGGGCGATCTTCGGGGGGCTGAGACGGACCTCCGCCGTGCGTGGGCGGTTGCGCCGGGGGATGCGCGGGTGCGGGCCGGGCTGGAGCGGTTGGGGGTTGGTCCTGCGGGGCCGCGTTGA
- a CDS encoding YfhO family protein, whose amino-acid sequence MTSPESPPFDSLRSRLLAWSAILGVLALLIGWLFRSVLFQGGLLSFRDSLHFYYPLFDFIQQEWEAGRIPLWNPYSNSGEPLLASPTSSVLYPLKLIFFLPASYWARYHAYILVHVLLAGLTSAWTARRWGASPAAAALAGISYACGGNILINYCNVVFLCGAAWLPLALWSGARLIDSRSVRHVPLFSMTLALMVLGGDPQLAYEAGLLVAMYAAMTWFFGERSVSSLPPVRERAVSAPAADHNETGHGRWAAWTKHRLVLLALAAGLGGLLSAVQILPTQAANRTSVRAAREVPSNLFEVPGYLLRQGDPVPRPDTGRPPNWYDALVGDPPPPAKHELSVYGYSFAPWRLVEFLWPNVTGRYFPDDSRWMFILGAEPSVWVPSQYIGLWTFLLALAALRFRTGDVRGRWLTVIVLLTFVASWGVYGLGWVGRHVSEWMGESPWKTPTSVNGGIGGLYWLLSILLPGFSEFRYPAKLMVLTNCGLSLLAAQGLDRLAAGGADPAKESRLSVRWIRILGGLAILSLAWLAFAWLAGDWFQTLLNSRKRSRNFAFDGAGAIRDIILAGLQTLVVALVSIALVRLRFPSSDVGGGWLRRVVSGSSALAWIVLALTAVDLGLANAPLVHTVDRRQWEGPPPPALAGVIERVTKEEGRMSARPVRIARSNSWINPLDPPDRYPLEERVDWQRRMIVVRQNVPLRIGVVASFGTLDNNEHEAWYDTLPLPDKGAFLAPRRSYDAWGTEYFVVDKMTDANSFLGSTVGLRTSWPPSDAPDASPIIPFGPPLRQVNTDDDGLPPGVLVLKNDAPFPAAWIVHRVLPLEPISPGQRDRWLPVMMQLVFPRENPIDLHETAVVEDAALATEFAKKAIQWGPKTDAAESCRIVRYEPGELEIEAVLGAEGVVVLSDTYSPDWKGSVATGDEAFRSVPLLQTNRTMRGVRLPAGRHRVRMTYAPRSFYVGAALSAAAWLGVIGLLGPGPLVDRLRRRRAPGGGTSS is encoded by the coding sequence ATGACCTCTCCGGAATCCCCGCCGTTCGACTCGCTGCGGAGCCGTCTGCTCGCGTGGTCGGCGATCCTTGGGGTGCTGGCCCTGCTGATCGGCTGGCTGTTTCGCTCGGTCCTGTTCCAGGGGGGGCTCCTCAGCTTTCGGGACTCCCTGCACTTCTACTACCCGCTTTTCGATTTCATCCAGCAGGAGTGGGAGGCGGGGCGGATCCCCCTCTGGAATCCGTATTCCAACTCCGGGGAGCCGCTGCTGGCCTCCCCGACATCGAGCGTCCTCTATCCACTCAAGCTGATCTTCTTCCTCCCCGCGTCGTACTGGGCCCGGTATCACGCCTACATCCTGGTCCACGTCCTGCTGGCGGGGCTGACGAGCGCCTGGACGGCCCGCCGCTGGGGGGCCTCACCGGCCGCCGCCGCGCTGGCGGGGATCTCGTATGCCTGCGGCGGCAACATCCTTATCAACTACTGCAACGTCGTCTTTCTGTGCGGCGCGGCGTGGCTCCCTCTGGCGCTCTGGAGCGGGGCGCGTCTGATCGACAGCCGGAGCGTCCGCCACGTGCCGCTTTTCTCCATGACGCTGGCCCTGATGGTCCTCGGTGGAGACCCGCAACTGGCGTATGAGGCCGGACTCCTCGTGGCCATGTACGCAGCCATGACATGGTTCTTCGGGGAACGTTCCGTTTCGTCTCTCCCGCCCGTTCGCGAACGGGCGGTGTCCGCCCCCGCGGCCGATCACAACGAGACGGGGCACGGTCGATGGGCCGCCTGGACGAAGCACCGGCTGGTCCTCCTCGCCCTCGCAGCCGGACTCGGCGGTCTCTTGTCGGCGGTCCAGATCCTGCCGACGCAAGCGGCGAACCGGACCAGCGTCCGCGCCGCGCGCGAGGTTCCTTCAAACCTCTTCGAGGTCCCCGGCTACCTCCTCCGGCAGGGAGACCCGGTTCCGCGGCCCGACACCGGTCGGCCGCCAAACTGGTACGACGCCCTCGTGGGAGATCCTCCTCCCCCGGCGAAGCATGAACTGTCCGTTTACGGCTACAGCTTCGCGCCATGGCGGCTCGTCGAGTTCCTGTGGCCGAACGTCACCGGGCGGTATTTCCCCGACGACAGCCGGTGGATGTTCATTCTCGGTGCTGAGCCGTCGGTGTGGGTGCCTTCGCAGTACATCGGCCTGTGGACGTTCCTGCTGGCGCTGGCGGCGCTGCGGTTCCGAACGGGGGATGTGAGAGGCCGGTGGCTCACCGTCATCGTCCTTCTCACGTTCGTCGCGTCGTGGGGTGTCTATGGTCTCGGCTGGGTCGGCCGGCATGTGTCGGAGTGGATGGGGGAATCTCCGTGGAAGACTCCGACGAGCGTCAACGGCGGCATCGGCGGGCTGTACTGGCTGCTGAGCATTCTGTTGCCGGGGTTTTCGGAGTTCCGGTATCCCGCAAAGCTCATGGTGCTGACGAACTGCGGGCTCAGCCTGCTCGCGGCACAAGGCCTGGATCGCCTCGCGGCCGGCGGGGCGGACCCGGCGAAGGAGAGCCGCCTCTCCGTCCGATGGATCCGGATCCTGGGGGGACTGGCGATTCTGAGCCTGGCGTGGCTCGCATTCGCGTGGCTCGCGGGGGACTGGTTCCAGACGCTCCTCAACAGCCGCAAGCGGTCCCGGAACTTTGCCTTCGACGGCGCGGGGGCAATTCGCGACATCATCCTGGCGGGCCTCCAGACGCTCGTCGTGGCGCTGGTTTCGATCGCTCTCGTTCGCCTGCGGTTTCCTTCCTCGGATGTCGGCGGAGGATGGCTGCGCCGCGTCGTCAGCGGCTCCTCAGCCCTGGCCTGGATCGTCCTGGCTCTCACGGCGGTCGATCTCGGACTCGCCAATGCCCCGTTGGTCCACACGGTGGACCGTCGGCAATGGGAAGGGCCCCCGCCTCCCGCACTCGCCGGCGTGATCGAGCGGGTGACGAAGGAGGAGGGGCGGATGTCCGCACGTCCCGTCCGGATCGCGCGGTCCAACAGCTGGATCAACCCGCTCGATCCCCCCGACCGGTACCCGCTCGAGGAGCGGGTCGACTGGCAGCGGCGGATGATCGTGGTGCGGCAGAACGTTCCGCTTCGCATCGGAGTCGTGGCGTCGTTCGGGACGCTCGACAACAACGAGCACGAGGCGTGGTACGACACGCTGCCGCTCCCGGACAAGGGGGCGTTCCTCGCTCCCCGGCGGTCGTATGACGCCTGGGGGACGGAATACTTCGTCGTCGACAAGATGACCGACGCGAACAGTTTCCTGGGCTCCACCGTCGGCCTGCGGACGAGCTGGCCCCCTTCGGACGCACCCGACGCCAGTCCGATCATTCCCTTCGGGCCGCCGCTGCGGCAGGTCAACACCGACGACGATGGACTCCCCCCCGGCGTGCTCGTCCTCAAGAACGACGCTCCGTTCCCCGCCGCCTGGATCGTCCATCGGGTCCTGCCGCTCGAGCCGATCTCTCCTGGCCAGCGCGACCGCTGGCTCCCGGTCATGATGCAGCTCGTCTTCCCACGCGAGAACCCGATCGACCTCCACGAGACGGCGGTCGTCGAGGACGCAGCGCTCGCCACGGAGTTTGCGAAGAAGGCGATCCAGTGGGGGCCGAAGACAGACGCGGCGGAATCCTGCCGGATCGTTCGCTACGAGCCGGGCGAGCTGGAGATCGAAGCGGTTCTCGGAGCCGAAGGGGTGGTGGTCCTGTCCGACACCTACTCTCCGGATTGGAAGGGGTCCGTGGCGACGGGGGACGAGGCGTTCCGTTCCGTTCCGCTCCTGCAGACGAACCGGACGATGCGCGGCGTAAGGCTGCCGGCGGGCCGCCACCGGGTCCGGATGACGTACGCGCCCAGGTCGTTCTACGTCGGCGCCGCCCTCAGCGCTGCCGCATGGCTGGGGGTGATCGGCCTCCTCGGTCCCGGTCCGCTCGTGGATCGCCTCCGGCGGCGTCGAGCGCCGGGCGGGGGGACGTCGTCGTGA
- a CDS encoding type II secretion system F family protein: protein MLFSRQLPLPQLAIASRSLSTMLEAGIPAFRAFELTAQNSADGRLRRSMTCIVEDLKQGTDVTTAMRNQADVYPELFRNMVEIGDQTGKLPEVLRSLADHYDNSLRLKRDFTSEIMLPIFQFVAAVIIIGGLIWILGMIAELKGGSPGTAGSEEPADILGWGLQGTPGAIKWFVGWGILIGGLILSYLLLQKFFPGLRLLHRVLLQVPVIGRCMQSFALARFSWAFHLTQEAGLPVDQSLVSALNATGNAHFQAAAPAMTAGLMRGETITETFHNSGLFPRDYLQMVHVGETTGTVPEILHRLSPQFEDQARRSLKLLATTAASLVWTAVAAFIVIIVFRIAAWYIDVLEKAMDSAFGG, encoded by the coding sequence ATGCTGTTCTCACGCCAGTTACCCCTCCCCCAGTTGGCCATCGCCTCCCGCTCCCTCAGCACGATGCTGGAAGCGGGCATCCCCGCCTTCCGCGCCTTTGAGCTGACGGCACAGAACTCCGCCGACGGCCGCCTGCGGCGCTCGATGACCTGCATCGTCGAGGACCTGAAACAGGGGACAGACGTCACCACCGCCATGCGGAACCAGGCTGACGTCTACCCCGAACTGTTCCGGAACATGGTCGAGATCGGCGACCAGACCGGAAAGCTCCCGGAAGTCCTGCGGTCGCTGGCGGACCACTACGACAACAGCCTCCGGCTGAAGCGGGACTTCACGTCGGAGATCATGCTTCCCATCTTCCAGTTCGTCGCCGCCGTGATCATCATCGGCGGCCTGATCTGGATCCTGGGAATGATCGCGGAGCTCAAGGGGGGATCGCCAGGGACCGCCGGCAGCGAGGAACCCGCCGACATCCTCGGCTGGGGACTGCAGGGGACGCCGGGCGCGATCAAGTGGTTCGTCGGCTGGGGAATCCTCATCGGCGGCCTGATCCTCAGCTACCTGCTCCTCCAGAAGTTCTTCCCCGGCCTGCGGCTCCTGCACCGGGTCCTGCTCCAAGTGCCGGTCATCGGACGGTGCATGCAGTCATTCGCCCTCGCCCGCTTCTCCTGGGCGTTCCACCTGACCCAGGAGGCGGGCCTGCCGGTCGACCAGAGCCTCGTCTCGGCACTCAACGCCACCGGCAACGCCCACTTCCAGGCCGCCGCGCCGGCGATGACCGCCGGCCTGATGCGCGGCGAAACGATCACCGAGACCTTCCACAACTCGGGACTGTTTCCCCGCGACTATCTCCAGATGGTCCACGTCGGTGAGACGACCGGAACCGTCCCCGAGATCCTGCACCGGTTGAGCCCGCAGTTCGAGGACCAGGCCCGCCGGAGCCTCAAGCTCCTGGCGACGACCGCCGCCTCGCTGGTCTGGACCGCCGTGGCGGCGTTCATCGTGATCATCGTGTTCCGGATTGCCGCCTGGTACATCGACGTCCTCGAAAAGGCGATGGACAGCGCCTTCGGCGGCTGA
- a CDS encoding ATPase, T2SS/T4P/T4SS family: MSAETTFPFLRSDVHRTHAMVELAPTFGTAPWTDLERAASSLVAESHGKSNVRWVVDLSPLTQLNSSGMAFLLRLWKDLGLRPGSFALACPSSDVRETIATAGMGKHWTIGESREAVMRTLGLRMEEARSSGMFASPFRSNGNGAAAGTSVTPAVPGASVGPESSAAHATESSPLARREPSALRHELMQILEIAGPAPFVDLLFDRALSLHATDVHFDPHEDGMHLRFRVDGLMHEIAILPMATAVQAISRIKLMAQMDITEKRLAQDGHIPDASKRHHADVRIGTGPTIHGERAVLRLMPDATNFVGLGDLGLTEDQQRRLEKSVTAPSGIMLFVGPVGSGKSTTTYTCLAMLNRPERSVVTIEDPVERRMHGVNQIQTDTRIEFGFAAALRGVLRQDPDVIMVGEIRDAETAHIAVRASMTGVRVLSTLHASDTASAVDVLRQFDIPPMFIADSLNAVVAQRLVRKICGLQRESFTPDAGLGAVLKLSPEAVGATQLVRGIPADVNFFTGYNGRTGIYEVMTMGPGIRDAILANQPSAVVFDLSRQHGMMTLEEAAIQKVLAGVTTIEEMLRVLTV; the protein is encoded by the coding sequence ATGAGTGCTGAAACCACCTTCCCCTTCCTGCGGTCGGACGTGCACCGAACGCACGCGATGGTGGAGCTGGCCCCAACCTTCGGGACGGCCCCCTGGACGGACCTGGAGCGGGCCGCCTCCTCGCTGGTGGCGGAGTCCCACGGGAAGTCCAACGTCCGCTGGGTGGTCGACCTCTCGCCGCTGACCCAGCTCAACAGCTCGGGGATGGCCTTCCTGCTGCGGCTGTGGAAGGACCTGGGGCTGCGCCCCGGCTCGTTCGCTCTCGCCTGCCCCTCCAGCGACGTGCGGGAAACGATCGCGACCGCCGGGATGGGGAAGCACTGGACGATCGGCGAAAGCCGCGAGGCGGTGATGCGGACCCTCGGCCTCCGTATGGAGGAGGCGCGGTCGTCCGGAATGTTCGCCAGTCCCTTCCGCAGCAACGGGAACGGCGCGGCCGCCGGAACCTCCGTCACACCTGCGGTCCCGGGTGCCTCTGTCGGACCGGAGTCGTCCGCGGCCCACGCGACAGAGTCTTCCCCGCTGGCTCGCCGCGAGCCCTCCGCGCTGCGGCATGAGCTGATGCAGATCCTGGAAATCGCGGGGCCGGCCCCGTTCGTCGACCTCCTGTTCGACCGGGCCCTCTCGCTGCACGCGACCGATGTCCACTTCGACCCGCACGAAGACGGGATGCACCTGCGGTTCCGGGTCGACGGACTGATGCACGAGATCGCCATCCTGCCGATGGCGACCGCCGTCCAGGCGATCTCGCGGATCAAGCTGATGGCCCAGATGGACATCACGGAGAAGAGGCTCGCGCAGGACGGCCACATTCCCGACGCCTCCAAGCGGCACCATGCCGACGTCCGGATCGGCACGGGCCCCACGATCCACGGCGAACGGGCGGTCCTGCGGCTCATGCCCGACGCGACGAACTTCGTGGGGCTGGGTGACCTCGGCCTGACGGAAGATCAGCAGCGGCGGCTCGAGAAGTCGGTCACGGCGCCATCGGGGATCATGCTCTTTGTGGGGCCGGTCGGGAGCGGCAAGAGCACCACGACCTACACCTGCCTGGCGATGCTGAACCGGCCGGAGAGGTCGGTCGTCACGATCGAAGACCCGGTCGAGCGGCGGATGCACGGGGTGAACCAGATCCAGACCGACACGCGCATCGAGTTCGGTTTCGCCGCCGCGCTGCGGGGAGTCCTGCGGCAGGACCCGGACGTCATCATGGTCGGCGAGATCCGCGACGCCGAGACCGCCCACATCGCGGTCCGGGCCTCGATGACGGGGGTCCGCGTCCTGAGCACGCTGCATGCGAGCGACACGGCGTCGGCCGTCGACGTCCTGCGGCAGTTCGACATCCCGCCGATGTTCATCGCCGACAGCCTCAACGCGGTCGTCGCGCAGCGGCTGGTCCGGAAGATCTGCGGACTCCAGCGGGAATCGTTCACTCCGGACGCCGGGCTGGGAGCGGTCCTCAAGCTCAGCCCCGAGGCGGTCGGGGCGACTCAGCTCGTGCGGGGGATCCCGGCGGACGTCAACTTCTTTACGGGCTACAACGGACGGACCGGCATCTACGAAGTCATGACGATGGGGCCCGGGATCCGCGATGCGATCCTGGCGAACCAACCGAGCGCGGTCGTGTTCGACCTGTCGCGGCAGCACGGGATGATGACGCTCGAAGAGGCGGCGATTCAGAAGGTGCTGGCGGGGGTCACGACGATCGAAGAGATGCTCCGCGTACTGACGGTCTGA
- a CDS encoding SMP-30/gluconolactonase/LRE family protein has protein sequence MTRLLKSSFGLVLAIGMGVAVGRSARAELPKAESVKAVPLFTVPSYCEGVVFDKEGRGYVSWGKSITRFTVDGENKVWAETGAPNGHKILADGTHLVCDASQHAVLHLSADGKMLPHASKECAGKPLRGPNDLTLDAANGGFYFTDPGESGKEKPIGTVHYVDKAGKTHLVDDGYAFSNGIVLTPDGKTLYVAESQYNRVWAYDVTGPGQVKNKRLLVDLPKKDESTGQIDNQPDGMCLDQAGNLYVAHYGMRQVQVVSPEGKIVARYPGGNLTTSNVAFGGPEHNQLFVTGAIGDEANKGGVFRLDLGVSGLKILPK, from the coding sequence ATGACGAGACTTCTCAAGAGCTCATTCGGACTGGTCCTGGCGATCGGAATGGGAGTGGCGGTCGGCCGCAGCGCCCGGGCCGAGCTGCCTAAGGCGGAGAGCGTGAAAGCCGTCCCGCTGTTCACGGTCCCGAGCTACTGCGAGGGGGTCGTGTTCGACAAGGAGGGGCGGGGCTACGTTTCGTGGGGGAAGTCGATCACCCGCTTCACGGTCGATGGAGAGAACAAAGTCTGGGCCGAGACCGGCGCTCCGAACGGCCACAAGATCCTGGCCGATGGGACGCACCTTGTCTGCGACGCCAGCCAGCACGCCGTGCTCCATCTCTCGGCCGACGGCAAGATGCTGCCGCATGCCTCCAAGGAGTGCGCGGGCAAGCCGCTGCGGGGGCCCAATGACCTGACGCTCGACGCGGCGAACGGCGGGTTCTATTTCACCGATCCGGGCGAGTCCGGCAAGGAGAAGCCGATCGGGACGGTGCACTACGTCGACAAAGCGGGGAAGACGCATCTCGTCGACGACGGCTACGCGTTCTCGAACGGGATTGTCCTGACGCCGGACGGCAAGACGCTGTATGTCGCCGAGAGCCAGTACAACCGGGTCTGGGCTTACGACGTCACCGGTCCCGGTCAGGTGAAGAACAAGCGGCTCCTGGTCGATCTGCCGAAGAAGGACGAGTCGACGGGGCAGATCGACAACCAGCCGGACGGGATGTGTCTGGATCAGGCGGGGAACCTTTACGTGGCGCATTACGGAATGCGGCAGGTGCAGGTCGTGAGTCCTGAAGGCAAGATCGTGGCCCGTTATCCGGGTGGGAACCTGACGACGAGCAACGTGGCCTTTGGCGGGCCGGAGCACAATCAGCTGTTTGTGACTGGCGCGATTGGTGACGAGGCGAACAAGGGGGGCGTGTTCCGGCTCGACCTGGGGGTTTCGGGGCTGAAGATCCTGCCGAAGTAG
- a CDS encoding aminotransferase class IV — protein MSTAYFNGEFLPLEELRLPVWDRGFLQGATVTERLRTFHHQPFLLEEHLDRLERSLAATRIGTPETREQILDAVQEVVLRESVETSLKLDFGIVIFATPGPTGADAARLGLGPRATLAIHSVPLPFDRWHRDFAEGQRLVIPEIRQMPADVVSPAIKNRSRLHWYLADALAHDIDPSASALLLDHAGRLTETSTGNLFLVRDDVLLTPGPESTLPGISQAYLRDMARSMGIESRTAPLTEADLSGAAEALLSSSGYCLMPVTAVDGRPIGSGRPGPMFERLLSEWSQRVGVDIRRQGP, from the coding sequence ATGTCGACAGCCTATTTCAACGGCGAATTCCTTCCGCTCGAAGAGCTTCGCCTCCCGGTCTGGGACCGTGGATTCCTGCAGGGGGCGACGGTCACCGAGCGTCTGCGGACGTTCCACCACCAGCCGTTCCTCCTGGAGGAGCACCTCGACCGCCTTGAACGTTCCCTGGCGGCGACGCGCATCGGAACTCCGGAGACGCGGGAGCAGATTCTCGATGCGGTTCAGGAGGTGGTCCTCCGCGAGTCCGTCGAGACGTCGCTGAAGCTCGATTTCGGGATTGTCATTTTCGCGACCCCGGGTCCGACTGGGGCCGATGCCGCTCGCCTGGGGCTCGGGCCGCGGGCCACCCTGGCGATCCACAGCGTTCCGCTGCCGTTCGATCGCTGGCACCGGGACTTCGCGGAGGGACAGCGGCTTGTCATTCCGGAGATCCGGCAGATGCCCGCGGATGTCGTCAGCCCGGCGATCAAGAACCGCAGCCGGCTGCACTGGTATCTGGCCGACGCACTGGCTCACGACATCGATCCGTCGGCTTCGGCGCTTTTGCTCGACCATGCGGGGCGGCTGACCGAGACGAGCACGGGGAATCTGTTCCTTGTCCGCGACGACGTGCTGCTGACGCCTGGCCCTGAAAGCACGCTGCCGGGGATCAGTCAGGCGTATCTTCGCGACATGGCCCGCTCGATGGGGATCGAGTCGCGGACCGCGCCGCTGACCGAGGCTGATCTCTCGGGCGCGGCGGAGGCGTTGCTGTCGAGTTCGGGGTACTGCCTGATGCCGGTGACGGCGGTCGATGGCCGGCCGATCGGTTCCGGGCGTCCGGGGCCGATGTTTGAGCGGTTGCTTTCGGAGTGGTCACAGCGGGTCGGCGTCGACATCCGCAGGCAGGGCCCCTGA